In Sandaracinaceae bacterium, the following proteins share a genomic window:
- a CDS encoding PilZ domain-containing protein, with protein sequence MSTRPPPAATDGSDAARREQRVTINKEFESFDAFVHEYVTNISRTGAFVKSQSPLAIGTLVDLRFTVFMDDVETIQGVGEVVRVQDDPPGMGVVFRELNQYSQQLIGRLLTLPRPPAPVTTPPPAYTGEDADPGDESTG encoded by the coding sequence ATGAGCACCCGTCCCCCTCCCGCTGCGACCGATGGCTCGGACGCCGCGCGGCGCGAACAGCGCGTCACCATCAACAAAGAGTTCGAGTCCTTCGACGCGTTCGTGCACGAGTACGTCACGAACATCTCGCGTACGGGAGCGTTCGTTAAGTCCCAGAGCCCGCTGGCCATCGGCACGCTGGTGGACCTGCGCTTCACGGTGTTCATGGACGACGTCGAGACGATTCAGGGCGTGGGCGAGGTGGTGCGCGTGCAAGACGACCCGCCCGGCATGGGCGTGGTGTTCCGCGAGCTGAACCAGTACTCGCAGCAGCTCATCGGCCGGCTGCTGACGCTGCCCCGGCCGCCTGCGCCGGTCACCACACCGCCGCCGGCCTATACGGGCGAGGACGCCGACCCTGGAGACGAGAGCACCGGATGA